One part of the Symphalangus syndactylus isolate Jambi chromosome 1, NHGRI_mSymSyn1-v2.1_pri, whole genome shotgun sequence genome encodes these proteins:
- the LRRN4CL gene encoding LRRN4 C-terminal-like protein, protein MLGSPCLLWLLAVTFLVPSAQPLAPQDFEEEEEDETETAWPPLPAVPCDYDHCRHLQVPCKELQRAGPAACLCPGLSSPAQPPDPPRMGEVRIAAEEGRAVVHWCAPYSPVLHYWLLLWDGSEAAQKGPPLNATVRRAELKGLKPGGVYVVCVVAANEAGASRVPQAGGEGLEGADIPAFGPCSRLAVPPNPRTLVHAAVGVGTALALLSCAALVWHFCLRDRWGCPRRAAARAAGAL, encoded by the coding sequence ATGCTGGGCTCTCCCTGCCTTCTGTGGCTCCTGGCCGTGACCTTCTTGGTTCCCAGTGCTCAGCCCTTGGCCCCTCAAGACtttgaagaagaggaggaagatgagaCTGAGACGGCGTGGCCTCCTTTGCCGGCTGTCCCCTGCGACTACGACCACTGCCGACACCTGCAGGTGCCCTGCAAGGAGCTACAGAGGGCCGGGCCGGCGGCCTGCCTGTGCCCAGGACTCTCCAGCCCTGCCCAGCCGCCCGACCCGCCGCGCATGGGAGAAGTGCGCATTGCGGCTGAAGAGGGCCGCGCAGTGGTCCACTGGTGTGCCCCCTACTCCCCGGTCCTCCACTACTGGCTGCTGCTTTGGGACGGCAGCGAGGCTGCGCAGAAGGGGCCCCCGCTGAACGCTACGGTCCGCAGAGCCGAACTgaaggggctgaagccagggggcGTTTATGTCGTTTGCGTGGTGGCCGCTAACGAGGCCGGGGCAAGCCGcgtgccccaggctggaggagaGGGCCTCGAGGGGGCCGACATCCCTGCCTTCGGGCCTTGCAGCCGCCTTGCGGTGCCGCCCAACCCCCGCACTCTGGTCCACGCGGCCGTCGGGGTGGGCACTGCCCTGGCCCTGCTGAGCTGTGCCGCCCTGGTGTGGCACTTCTGCCTGCGCGATCGCTGGGGTTGCCCGCGCCGAGCCGCCGCTCGAGCCGCAGGGGCGCTCTGA
- the BSCL2 gene encoding seipin isoform X4, translating to MVNDPPVPALLWAQEVGQVLAGRARRLLLQFGVLFCTILLLLWVSVFLYGSFYYSYMPTVSHLSPVHFYYRTDCDSSTTSLCSFPVANVSLTKGGRDRVLMYGQPYRVTLELELPESPVNQDLGMFLVTISCYTRGGRIISTSSRSVMLHYRSDLLQMLDTLVFSSLLLFGFAEQKQLLEVELYADYRENSYVPTTGAIIEIHSKRIQLYGAYLRIHAHFTGLRYLLYNFPMTCAFIGVASNFTFLSVIVLFSYMQWVWGGIWPRHRFSLQVNIRKRDNSRKEVQRRISAHQPAPEGQEESTPQSDVTEDGESPEDPSGTEGQLSEEEKPDQQPLSGEEELEPEASDGSGSWEDAALLTEANLPAPAPAPAPAPAPAPASAPALETLGSSEPAGGALRQRPTCSSS from the exons ATGGTCAATGACCCTCCGGTACCTGCCTTACTGTGGGCCCAGGAGGTGGGCCAAGTCTTGGCAGGCCGTGCCCGCAGGCTGCTGCTGCAGTTTGGGGTGCTCTTCTGCACCATCCTCCTCTTGCTCTGGGTGTCTGTCTTCCTCTATGGCTCCTTCTACTATTCCTACATGCCGACAGTCAGCCACCTCAGCCCCGTGCATTTCTACTACAG GACCGACTGTGATTCCTCCACCACCTCACTCTGCTCCTTCCCTGTTGCCAATGTCTCGCTGACTAAGGGTGGACGTGATCGG GTGCTGATGTATGGACAGCCGTATCGTGTTACCTTAGAGCTTGAGCTGCCAGAGTCCCCTGTGAATCAAGATTTGGGTATGTTCTTGGTCACCATTTCCTGCTACACCAGAGGTGGCCGAATCATCTCCACTTCTTCGCGTTCG GTGATGCTGCATTACCGCTCAGACCTGCTCCAGATGCTGGACACGCTGGTCTTCTCTAGCCTCCTGCTGTTTGGCTTTGCAGAGCAGAAGCAGCTGCTGGAGGTGGAACTCTACGCAGACTATAGAGAGAACTCG TATGTGCCGACCACTGGAGCGATCATTGAGATCCACAGCAAGCGCATCCAGCTGTATGGAGCCTACCTCCGCATCCACGCGCACTTCACTGGGCTCAG ATACCTGCTGTACAACTTCCCGATGACCTGCGCCTTCATAGGTGTCGCCAGCAACTTCACCTTCCTCAGCGTCATCGTGCTGTTCAGCTACATGCAGTGGGTGTGGGGGGGCATCTGGCCCCGACACCGCTTCTCTTTGCAG GTTAACATCCGAAAAAGAGACAATTCCCGGAAGGAAGTCCAACGAAGGATCTCTGCTCATCAGCCAG CGCCTGAAGGCCAGGAGGAGTCAACTCCGCAATCAGATGTTACAGAGGATGGTGAGAGCCCTGAAGATCCCTCAGGGACAG AGGGTCAGCTGTCCGAGGAGGAGAAACCAGATCAGCAGCCCCTGAGCGGAGAAGAGGAGCTAGAGCCTGAGGCCAGTGATG GTTCAGGCTCCTGGGAAGATGCAGCTCTGCTGACGGAGGCCAACctgcctgctcctgctcctgctcctgctcctgctcctgctcctgctcctgcttctgcccctgccctagagactcTGGGCAGCTCTGAACCCGCTGGGGGTGCTCTCCGACAGCGCCCCACATGCTCTAGTTCCTGA
- the BSCL2 gene encoding seipin isoform X1 gives MSTEKVDQKEEAGEKEVCGDQIKGPDKEEEPPAAASHGQGWRPGGRAARNARPEPGARHPALPAMVNDPPVPALLWAQEVGQVLAGRARRLLLQFGVLFCTILLLLWVSVFLYGSFYYSYMPTVSHLSPVHFYYRTDCDSSTTSLCSFPVANVSLTKGGRDRVLMYGQPYRVTLELELPESPVNQDLGMFLVTISCYTRGGRIISTSSRSVMLHYRSDLLQMLDTLVFSSLLLFGFAEQKQLLEVELYADYRENSYVPTTGAIIEIHSKRIQLYGAYLRIHAHFTGLRYLLYNFPMTCAFIGVASNFTFLSVIVLFSYMQWVWGGIWPRHRFSLQVNIRKRDNSRKEVQRRISAHQPGAAPEGQEESTPQSDVTEDGESPEDPSGTEGQLSEEEKPDQQPLSGEEELEPEASDGSGSWEDAALLTEANLPAPAPAPAPAPAPAPASAPALETLGSSEPAGGALRQRPTCSSS, from the exons GAACCACCAGCTGCTGCATCCCATGGCCAGGGGTGGCGTCCAGGTGGCAGAGCAGCTAGGAACGCAAGGCCTGAACCTGGGGCCAGACACCCTGCTCTCCCGGCCATGGTCAATGACCCTCCGGTACCTGCCTTACTGTGGGCCCAGGAGGTGGGCCAAGTCTTGGCAGGCCGTGCCCGCAGGCTGCTGCTGCAGTTTGGGGTGCTCTTCTGCACCATCCTCCTCTTGCTCTGGGTGTCTGTCTTCCTCTATGGCTCCTTCTACTATTCCTACATGCCGACAGTCAGCCACCTCAGCCCCGTGCATTTCTACTACAG GACCGACTGTGATTCCTCCACCACCTCACTCTGCTCCTTCCCTGTTGCCAATGTCTCGCTGACTAAGGGTGGACGTGATCGG GTGCTGATGTATGGACAGCCGTATCGTGTTACCTTAGAGCTTGAGCTGCCAGAGTCCCCTGTGAATCAAGATTTGGGTATGTTCTTGGTCACCATTTCCTGCTACACCAGAGGTGGCCGAATCATCTCCACTTCTTCGCGTTCG GTGATGCTGCATTACCGCTCAGACCTGCTCCAGATGCTGGACACGCTGGTCTTCTCTAGCCTCCTGCTGTTTGGCTTTGCAGAGCAGAAGCAGCTGCTGGAGGTGGAACTCTACGCAGACTATAGAGAGAACTCG TATGTGCCGACCACTGGAGCGATCATTGAGATCCACAGCAAGCGCATCCAGCTGTATGGAGCCTACCTCCGCATCCACGCGCACTTCACTGGGCTCAG ATACCTGCTGTACAACTTCCCGATGACCTGCGCCTTCATAGGTGTCGCCAGCAACTTCACCTTCCTCAGCGTCATCGTGCTGTTCAGCTACATGCAGTGGGTGTGGGGGGGCATCTGGCCCCGACACCGCTTCTCTTTGCAG GTTAACATCCGAAAAAGAGACAATTCCCGGAAGGAAGTCCAACGAAGGATCTCTGCTCATCAGCCAG GTGCAGCGCCTGAAGGCCAGGAGGAGTCAACTCCGCAATCAGATGTTACAGAGGATGGTGAGAGCCCTGAAGATCCCTCAGGGACAG AGGGTCAGCTGTCCGAGGAGGAGAAACCAGATCAGCAGCCCCTGAGCGGAGAAGAGGAGCTAGAGCCTGAGGCCAGTGATG GTTCAGGCTCCTGGGAAGATGCAGCTCTGCTGACGGAGGCCAACctgcctgctcctgctcctgctcctgctcctgctcctgctcctgctcctgcttctgcccctgccctagagactcTGGGCAGCTCTGAACCCGCTGGGGGTGCTCTCCGACAGCGCCCCACATGCTCTAGTTCCTGA
- the BSCL2 gene encoding seipin isoform X2: MSTEKVDQKEEAGEKEVCGDQIKGPDKEEEPPAAASHGQGWRPGGRAARNARPEPGARHPALPAMVNDPPVPALLWAQEVGQVLAGRARRLLLQFGVLFCTILLLLWVSVFLYGSFYYSYMPTVSHLSPVHFYYRTDCDSSTTSLCSFPVANVSLTKGGRDRVLMYGQPYRVTLELELPESPVNQDLGMFLVTISCYTRGGRIISTSSRSVMLHYRSDLLQMLDTLVFSSLLLFGFAEQKQLLEVELYADYRENSYVPTTGAIIEIHSKRIQLYGAYLRIHAHFTGLRYLLYNFPMTCAFIGVASNFTFLSVIVLFSYMQWVWGGIWPRHRFSLQVNIRKRDNSRKEVQRRISAHQPAPEGQEESTPQSDVTEDGESPEDPSGTEGQLSEEEKPDQQPLSGEEELEPEASDGSGSWEDAALLTEANLPAPAPAPAPAPAPAPASAPALETLGSSEPAGGALRQRPTCSSS, translated from the exons GAACCACCAGCTGCTGCATCCCATGGCCAGGGGTGGCGTCCAGGTGGCAGAGCAGCTAGGAACGCAAGGCCTGAACCTGGGGCCAGACACCCTGCTCTCCCGGCCATGGTCAATGACCCTCCGGTACCTGCCTTACTGTGGGCCCAGGAGGTGGGCCAAGTCTTGGCAGGCCGTGCCCGCAGGCTGCTGCTGCAGTTTGGGGTGCTCTTCTGCACCATCCTCCTCTTGCTCTGGGTGTCTGTCTTCCTCTATGGCTCCTTCTACTATTCCTACATGCCGACAGTCAGCCACCTCAGCCCCGTGCATTTCTACTACAG GACCGACTGTGATTCCTCCACCACCTCACTCTGCTCCTTCCCTGTTGCCAATGTCTCGCTGACTAAGGGTGGACGTGATCGG GTGCTGATGTATGGACAGCCGTATCGTGTTACCTTAGAGCTTGAGCTGCCAGAGTCCCCTGTGAATCAAGATTTGGGTATGTTCTTGGTCACCATTTCCTGCTACACCAGAGGTGGCCGAATCATCTCCACTTCTTCGCGTTCG GTGATGCTGCATTACCGCTCAGACCTGCTCCAGATGCTGGACACGCTGGTCTTCTCTAGCCTCCTGCTGTTTGGCTTTGCAGAGCAGAAGCAGCTGCTGGAGGTGGAACTCTACGCAGACTATAGAGAGAACTCG TATGTGCCGACCACTGGAGCGATCATTGAGATCCACAGCAAGCGCATCCAGCTGTATGGAGCCTACCTCCGCATCCACGCGCACTTCACTGGGCTCAG ATACCTGCTGTACAACTTCCCGATGACCTGCGCCTTCATAGGTGTCGCCAGCAACTTCACCTTCCTCAGCGTCATCGTGCTGTTCAGCTACATGCAGTGGGTGTGGGGGGGCATCTGGCCCCGACACCGCTTCTCTTTGCAG GTTAACATCCGAAAAAGAGACAATTCCCGGAAGGAAGTCCAACGAAGGATCTCTGCTCATCAGCCAG CGCCTGAAGGCCAGGAGGAGTCAACTCCGCAATCAGATGTTACAGAGGATGGTGAGAGCCCTGAAGATCCCTCAGGGACAG AGGGTCAGCTGTCCGAGGAGGAGAAACCAGATCAGCAGCCCCTGAGCGGAGAAGAGGAGCTAGAGCCTGAGGCCAGTGATG GTTCAGGCTCCTGGGAAGATGCAGCTCTGCTGACGGAGGCCAACctgcctgctcctgctcctgctcctgctcctgctcctgctcctgctcctgcttctgcccctgccctagagactcTGGGCAGCTCTGAACCCGCTGGGGGTGCTCTCCGACAGCGCCCCACATGCTCTAGTTCCTGA
- the BSCL2 gene encoding seipin isoform X3: MVNDPPVPALLWAQEVGQVLAGRARRLLLQFGVLFCTILLLLWVSVFLYGSFYYSYMPTVSHLSPVHFYYRTDCDSSTTSLCSFPVANVSLTKGGRDRVLMYGQPYRVTLELELPESPVNQDLGMFLVTISCYTRGGRIISTSSRSVMLHYRSDLLQMLDTLVFSSLLLFGFAEQKQLLEVELYADYRENSYVPTTGAIIEIHSKRIQLYGAYLRIHAHFTGLRYLLYNFPMTCAFIGVASNFTFLSVIVLFSYMQWVWGGIWPRHRFSLQVNIRKRDNSRKEVQRRISAHQPGAAPEGQEESTPQSDVTEDGESPEDPSGTEGQLSEEEKPDQQPLSGEEELEPEASDGSGSWEDAALLTEANLPAPAPAPAPAPAPAPASAPALETLGSSEPAGGALRQRPTCSSS, from the exons ATGGTCAATGACCCTCCGGTACCTGCCTTACTGTGGGCCCAGGAGGTGGGCCAAGTCTTGGCAGGCCGTGCCCGCAGGCTGCTGCTGCAGTTTGGGGTGCTCTTCTGCACCATCCTCCTCTTGCTCTGGGTGTCTGTCTTCCTCTATGGCTCCTTCTACTATTCCTACATGCCGACAGTCAGCCACCTCAGCCCCGTGCATTTCTACTACAG GACCGACTGTGATTCCTCCACCACCTCACTCTGCTCCTTCCCTGTTGCCAATGTCTCGCTGACTAAGGGTGGACGTGATCGG GTGCTGATGTATGGACAGCCGTATCGTGTTACCTTAGAGCTTGAGCTGCCAGAGTCCCCTGTGAATCAAGATTTGGGTATGTTCTTGGTCACCATTTCCTGCTACACCAGAGGTGGCCGAATCATCTCCACTTCTTCGCGTTCG GTGATGCTGCATTACCGCTCAGACCTGCTCCAGATGCTGGACACGCTGGTCTTCTCTAGCCTCCTGCTGTTTGGCTTTGCAGAGCAGAAGCAGCTGCTGGAGGTGGAACTCTACGCAGACTATAGAGAGAACTCG TATGTGCCGACCACTGGAGCGATCATTGAGATCCACAGCAAGCGCATCCAGCTGTATGGAGCCTACCTCCGCATCCACGCGCACTTCACTGGGCTCAG ATACCTGCTGTACAACTTCCCGATGACCTGCGCCTTCATAGGTGTCGCCAGCAACTTCACCTTCCTCAGCGTCATCGTGCTGTTCAGCTACATGCAGTGGGTGTGGGGGGGCATCTGGCCCCGACACCGCTTCTCTTTGCAG GTTAACATCCGAAAAAGAGACAATTCCCGGAAGGAAGTCCAACGAAGGATCTCTGCTCATCAGCCAG GTGCAGCGCCTGAAGGCCAGGAGGAGTCAACTCCGCAATCAGATGTTACAGAGGATGGTGAGAGCCCTGAAGATCCCTCAGGGACAG AGGGTCAGCTGTCCGAGGAGGAGAAACCAGATCAGCAGCCCCTGAGCGGAGAAGAGGAGCTAGAGCCTGAGGCCAGTGATG GTTCAGGCTCCTGGGAAGATGCAGCTCTGCTGACGGAGGCCAACctgcctgctcctgctcctgctcctgctcctgctcctgctcctgctcctgcttctgcccctgccctagagactcTGGGCAGCTCTGAACCCGCTGGGGGTGCTCTCCGACAGCGCCCCACATGCTCTAGTTCCTGA